In Vibrio marisflavi CECT 7928, the following are encoded in one genomic region:
- the rsmC gene encoding 16S rRNA (guanine(1207)-N(2))-methyltransferase RsmC, protein MSAYTAPSQIAQRQLEYFNGKHVLVAGEAEDMFPVELAQHCESVSVFTTHYGYYRTLCSSPSVQCYFNAEFNEKTNADMVLLYWPKAKAEAEFLLAMLMDKLGTETEIVVVGENRSGIKSIEKMFKPYGVIKKYDSARRCSFYWGICSEKPQPFELKQWFKSYKVQYKNTEVEIKSLPGVFSHGEFDIGSRLLLDNLQELQGKVLDFGCGAGVIGTVISKLNPAVKINMCDVSALAIASSKATLEANGLSGNVFASDVYSDTDSDYQFIISNPPFHSGLDTSYSATETLLADAPKHLAKSGELYIVANSFLKYPPIIEQAFGHCETTDKTSKFTIYHAKS, encoded by the coding sequence ATGTCTGCTTATACTGCCCCTAGCCAAATTGCTCAGCGTCAACTCGAATACTTTAACGGTAAACACGTACTTGTGGCAGGCGAAGCAGAAGACATGTTCCCTGTGGAGCTTGCGCAGCATTGTGAGTCCGTATCTGTTTTCACGACTCATTACGGCTACTATCGCACACTCTGCTCTTCTCCGTCGGTTCAGTGCTACTTCAATGCTGAATTTAATGAGAAAACCAATGCTGACATGGTTTTGCTCTATTGGCCAAAAGCTAAAGCCGAGGCAGAGTTTTTGCTTGCCATGCTCATGGATAAACTTGGCACTGAGACGGAAATTGTCGTTGTTGGAGAAAATCGCTCCGGAATAAAAAGCATTGAGAAGATGTTCAAACCTTACGGAGTAATTAAAAAATATGACTCGGCGCGTCGCTGCTCATTTTACTGGGGAATATGTTCTGAAAAACCGCAACCTTTTGAGCTAAAACAATGGTTCAAAAGCTATAAAGTTCAGTACAAAAATACCGAAGTCGAAATCAAAAGCCTACCCGGCGTATTCAGTCATGGTGAGTTTGACATAGGCAGCCGACTACTGCTTGATAATCTACAAGAGCTGCAGGGTAAAGTGCTCGATTTTGGCTGTGGCGCCGGTGTGATTGGCACTGTGATATCTAAGCTAAACCCAGCGGTTAAAATCAACATGTGTGATGTTAGCGCTCTTGCTATTGCTTCAAGTAAAGCAACACTCGAAGCAAATGGGTTAAGCGGTAACGTGTTCGCTTCAGATGTGTATTCTGACACTGATAGTGACTATCAGTTTATTATCAGTAACCCACCGTTCCATTCTGGGCTGGATACCAGCTACAGTGCAACAGAAACCTTGCTTGCCGATGCGCCCAAACATTTAGCCAAATCTGGCGAACTGTACATTGTTGCAAATAGCTTCTTGAAATACCCTCCAATAATTGAGCAAGCATTTGGCCATTGTGAAACAACAGACAAGACGTCAAAGTTCACCATTTATCATGCGAAAAGTTAG
- a CDS encoding ABC transporter ATP-binding protein yields MQQLLSINSINCQYDNADILKSLSLDVEAGEIICLLGASGCGKTTLLKAIAGIQQLSSGTMSLKGRVVDDGQESLVPEKRNIGMIFQDYALFPHLTVEQNIAFGLRGLSVNEKRARVDEMLTLVHLSEFRSRYPHQLSGGQQQRVAIARSMAYKPDLLLLDEPFSNIDTQVRHQLIIEIRRLFKQQGITAIFVTHSREEAFAFSDKLAVMNNGAIEQFGKAAELYYQPSSRFVANFLGGGNYLLAKRISEQGFETELGLIQAQAQRDIAIDGQCELLIRPQYIQVQPIGNTNGLSAESKVVEQQFMGDHCRYVIETNGNKLLASSSEALSIGQGVSIHVDPTGALAF; encoded by the coding sequence ATGCAGCAGTTACTCTCAATTAATAGTATCAATTGTCAATACGACAATGCAGATATCTTAAAGTCTCTCTCACTTGATGTTGAGGCTGGCGAGATCATCTGTTTACTCGGTGCTAGTGGCTGTGGGAAAACAACACTATTGAAAGCAATTGCTGGCATACAGCAATTGAGCTCAGGGACTATGTCTTTGAAGGGGCGAGTGGTTGACGATGGGCAGGAAAGTCTAGTGCCCGAAAAACGTAATATTGGGATGATCTTCCAAGATTATGCGCTTTTTCCACACCTTACTGTTGAGCAAAATATTGCTTTTGGTCTGCGTGGCCTTAGTGTAAATGAAAAAAGGGCGCGAGTGGATGAGATGCTTACCTTGGTACATTTATCCGAGTTCCGAAGTCGGTACCCACATCAGCTATCTGGTGGGCAACAACAGCGTGTAGCGATTGCTCGCTCGATGGCTTATAAACCTGACTTACTGCTGCTAGACGAACCTTTTTCCAATATAGATACTCAAGTTCGTCATCAATTGATCATCGAGATCCGTAGACTGTTTAAACAGCAAGGAATTACGGCTATTTTTGTTACTCACAGCCGAGAAGAGGCGTTCGCATTTTCAGATAAACTAGCTGTGATGAACAATGGAGCAATTGAGCAGTTTGGCAAAGCAGCAGAGCTTTACTACCAGCCGTCTAGTCGGTTTGTTGCGAACTTCCTTGGAGGAGGTAACTATTTGCTAGCAAAACGTATATCAGAGCAAGGTTTTGAAACTGAGCTTGGTCTTATCCAAGCGCAAGCGCAGCGAGATATTGCTATCGATGGTCAGTGTGAACTGCTTATTCGGCCGCAGTATATTCAAGTGCAACCGATCGGAAATACCAATGGGTTGAGTGCAGAAAGCAAAGTCGTCGAACAGCAGTTTATGGGGGATCACTGCCGTTATGTGATAGAAACCAATGGCAATAAGCTACTTGCTAGTTCTTCAGAAGCACTAAGTATCGGTCAGGGTGTTTCTATCCATGTTGACCCTACGGGAGCCCTAGCCTTTTAA
- a CDS encoding Fe(3+) ABC transporter substrate-binding protein has translation MKKWILGLLAANSFVLPTIASEEVNVYSYRQPFLVQPMLNEFTKDTGIKVNVIFAKTGIAEKLSQEGEYSPADVILTVDISRLSELTEKDLVQSVDSKTLEENIPSQYQDAENRWFALTTRTRSVYSSRDRVGKLGQEFTYEDLASPEFNGKICTRSGKHPYNVSLVSAMIAHKGEKATKEWLEGVKANLARKPQGNDRAQVKAIKEGLCDVSLGNSYYLGKMVNDKNQKAWAEAVYINFPGQETDGTHVNVSGMAMAKYSPNQANAVQLMEYLSGDKAQKMYAEINYEYPVKPGVERSELVASWGDFRADKISLNEVAAHHQQAVKLLDEVKFDL, from the coding sequence ATGAAAAAATGGATTTTGGGTCTGCTGGCTGCCAACTCTTTTGTACTTCCAACGATTGCTTCTGAAGAAGTCAATGTATATAGCTATCGACAGCCATTTCTTGTACAGCCAATGCTCAACGAGTTTACCAAAGATACTGGTATTAAAGTTAACGTGATTTTTGCCAAAACAGGGATCGCGGAAAAGCTGAGCCAAGAAGGGGAATACAGCCCTGCAGATGTCATTTTAACGGTAGACATTAGTCGATTGAGTGAGCTAACTGAAAAGGATTTGGTTCAATCAGTAGACAGTAAAACGCTTGAAGAAAATATTCCTAGCCAATACCAAGATGCAGAAAACCGATGGTTTGCATTAACGACTAGAACGCGTTCAGTCTATTCATCTCGTGACCGAGTGGGTAAGCTAGGTCAAGAATTTACTTACGAAGATCTCGCGAGTCCGGAGTTCAATGGTAAGATCTGTACTCGTAGCGGTAAGCACCCGTACAACGTATCCCTTGTTTCTGCCATGATTGCTCATAAAGGTGAGAAAGCAACCAAAGAGTGGCTTGAAGGCGTGAAAGCGAACTTAGCCCGTAAACCTCAAGGTAACGACCGAGCACAAGTTAAAGCGATCAAAGAAGGCCTATGTGATGTTTCTTTAGGTAATAGCTATTACTTAGGAAAAATGGTTAATGATAAAAACCAAAAAGCTTGGGCTGAAGCCGTCTACATCAACTTTCCTGGCCAAGAGACGGATGGTACTCATGTCAACGTAAGTGGTATGGCAATGGCAAAATATTCTCCTAATCAAGCCAATGCTGTGCAGTTGATGGAGTATTTGTCCGGAGACAAAGCTCAGAAAATGTATGCTGAGATAAACTACGAGTATCCAGTCAAACCGGGCGTTGAACGCTCTGAACTGGTAGCTTCATGGGGAGACTTTAGAGCTGACAAAATTTCACTAAATGAAGTCGCGGCACATCATCAGCAGGCGGTTAAATTACTCGATGAAGTGAAGTTCGATCTGTAA
- a CDS encoding ABC transporter permease has protein sequence MVDKFTSWKMSSTAIAAALFLPIAAIAYTSLGQTDDIFSHLMSTVMPTYVFNTVVLAIGVMLLAFLFGLPSAWLMARCSFPSDKILQWLLVLPLAMPGYIVAYIFTDWFDFAGPIQSALRDVTGWGPRDYWFPDIRSITGSIIVLALVLYPYVYLLCRASFIEQSSTLTQSARLLKCNAWQTFLRVSLPLARPAIAVSLSLVAMEAIGDYGTVSYFAVNTLTTAVYDTWLGYSSLTAAAKISMIMLFFIVLFIGLEGYSRRKQKLFQSKMVQEDRHLIHLTGGQKWCAIFWCWGLVSIAFIFPIMQLLYYAYQYIEQSWTTQFRDYSINSLKVSLSAAMVAVFVALIVNFRHRLLPGLPSEVTKKAASMGYAVPGTVLAIGVMVFVLTLDHWLNDFAVSMEWKRPGLLFSGSIFALVFALVVRFSAVAIGSVESSLKKIPPSLDMASRTLGCTANETLKQIHLPLIKRGVLIAGLLVFIESMKELNASLLLRPFNFETLATYVFNFASDEQLELAAMPAVLLVLVGLLPLIVVNRTLEHTH, from the coding sequence TTGGTTGACAAATTTACCTCATGGAAAATGAGCAGTACGGCTATCGCCGCTGCTCTTTTTTTGCCAATAGCCGCAATAGCGTATACGTCATTAGGTCAAACGGACGATATTTTTTCTCACTTAATGTCGACTGTTATGCCCACCTATGTTTTTAATACGGTCGTTTTAGCTATTGGTGTAATGCTGCTGGCATTTCTCTTCGGGCTTCCAAGTGCTTGGTTGATGGCACGGTGCAGCTTTCCTTCTGACAAAATACTGCAATGGTTGCTAGTTCTTCCGCTGGCTATGCCGGGCTATATTGTCGCCTATATTTTTACCGATTGGTTTGATTTTGCAGGGCCGATTCAGTCGGCCCTCAGAGATGTAACAGGATGGGGGCCTAGGGACTACTGGTTTCCGGATATACGTTCAATTACAGGCTCTATCATAGTATTAGCGTTGGTTCTGTATCCGTATGTTTATCTTTTATGTCGCGCTAGCTTCATAGAGCAAAGTAGTACTTTGACTCAATCGGCGAGATTGCTCAAATGTAACGCTTGGCAAACTTTTCTAAGAGTATCGCTTCCACTTGCTCGGCCTGCGATTGCTGTCAGCTTGTCCTTGGTTGCCATGGAAGCGATTGGTGACTATGGCACGGTGAGCTATTTTGCCGTTAACACTTTAACTACAGCGGTATATGACACTTGGCTGGGTTACTCAAGCCTAACTGCAGCAGCGAAGATTTCTATGATAATGCTGTTCTTTATCGTTCTTTTTATCGGTTTAGAGGGTTATAGCAGAAGGAAGCAGAAACTATTTCAATCGAAGATGGTACAAGAGGATAGGCATTTAATTCACCTCACTGGTGGTCAAAAGTGGTGCGCTATCTTTTGGTGCTGGGGGTTGGTGAGCATTGCATTTATTTTCCCAATCATGCAGCTCCTTTATTATGCTTACCAATACATTGAGCAAAGTTGGACGACTCAGTTTAGAGACTATTCTATCAACAGTTTAAAGGTCTCTTTATCTGCTGCCATGGTTGCTGTATTTGTTGCTTTAATTGTGAATTTTCGCCATCGGTTGCTTCCGGGCTTGCCCAGTGAAGTGACTAAGAAAGCCGCTTCGATGGGTTATGCAGTTCCGGGAACAGTTCTCGCAATTGGAGTGATGGTATTTGTGCTAACGTTAGATCATTGGTTAAACGATTTTGCTGTGAGCATGGAATGGAAGCGGCCAGGTTTATTGTTTTCGGGAAGCATCTTTGCACTGGTGTTTGCTCTTGTAGTGCGCTTTTCTGCGGTCGCGATAGGTAGTGTCGAGAGTAGCCTTAAAAAAATACCGCCTTCTTTAGACATGGCTTCGCGCACTCTTGGTTGTACAGCTAATGAAACGTTAAAACAGATCCACCTTCCTTTGATAAAAAGGGGAGTGTTGATCGCTGGTTTGCTTGTCTTCATTGAGTCGATGAAAGAGCTGAATGCGTCGCTACTTTTACGGCCATTTAATTTTGAAACACTGGCTACTTACGTTTTCAATTTCGCTTCTGATGAGCAGCTAGAGCTTGCGGCAATGCCTGCAGTGTTATTGGTTTTAGTTGGGCTATTGCCCCTAATTGTTGTTAACCGAACCTTGGAGCATACTCATTAA